The Nitrospira sp. genome window below encodes:
- a CDS encoding oligosaccharide flippase family protein, translating into MENQEQHDNLPEKCPPTSTAISPRLRDRILRAVGWAGGGFLFDKVIAAVQLVILARILTPADFGVMAASAAVLLAMLTISEFGIEATLIAKENVTEEDLATAWSASALRGLVLASGVWMMAGMISELMRMPLLEPLLRVHAWALIIQGLYSPALAVMMKRLDLRRRVTLDAVRRGVETTVTLTIALVYRTVWALVIGQLVALAVGCLLSFRVTRFVPHWSLRGSALSYFAHYGSRLNATTLCAFAVMTGGEFVIGRLLGAEALGMYQLAMAIPLLIGARATALMQQISVPTYASLQQDQLGLIRVFNLQVGLIGVIYIPLAVTIGTLSPVMVPVVFGPQWGDIVDPLRVLCLYAVCSGYASVMASLHYGMRRPDLQMRSWIGQCALYLAIIVPMTHWLGVLGAALSLTGSYLFGVALQAWESRRLLGSSSNDTFLSLSRTGSLGILMGMVLSTVQLQHRVFVSWTPEILGLVAILLFGGYLWWIERPRLNALWNYQSQCVRA; encoded by the coding sequence ATGGAGAACCAAGAACAACATGACAATCTGCCGGAGAAGTGTCCTCCTACCAGTACGGCAATCTCTCCACGGCTTCGCGACCGGATCCTCCGCGCTGTTGGGTGGGCCGGAGGGGGATTCCTCTTCGACAAGGTCATTGCGGCAGTACAGCTGGTGATCCTCGCAAGAATCCTCACTCCGGCAGATTTTGGCGTGATGGCAGCGTCGGCGGCCGTCTTACTCGCCATGCTGACAATCAGTGAGTTCGGTATCGAAGCCACCCTGATTGCAAAAGAGAATGTAACAGAAGAGGATCTGGCGACGGCCTGGTCGGCATCGGCGTTACGAGGCCTAGTGCTGGCAAGCGGGGTCTGGATGATGGCTGGGATGATCAGTGAACTGATGCGTATGCCATTACTGGAGCCACTGCTTCGAGTCCATGCCTGGGCTTTGATCATACAGGGTCTTTACAGCCCTGCGTTGGCTGTCATGATGAAACGACTTGACCTGAGACGTCGCGTCACACTCGATGCCGTCCGACGCGGTGTTGAAACGACCGTGACTTTGACGATTGCGCTTGTGTATCGCACCGTCTGGGCTTTGGTCATCGGACAACTTGTCGCCTTGGCAGTCGGATGCTTGCTGTCATTTCGTGTAACCCGGTTTGTGCCTCACTGGTCGTTACGTGGATCCGCCCTTTCATACTTTGCCCACTACGGCAGCCGACTGAACGCCACAACACTTTGTGCCTTTGCTGTGATGACCGGCGGCGAGTTTGTTATTGGTCGCCTACTGGGAGCCGAAGCATTAGGAATGTACCAGTTAGCGATGGCCATTCCTCTCCTCATTGGGGCGCGGGCTACTGCACTCATGCAACAGATCAGCGTGCCGACCTATGCCTCCTTGCAACAGGATCAGCTCGGTCTCATTCGTGTATTCAATCTTCAAGTCGGACTCATTGGTGTTATCTACATCCCACTTGCCGTGACGATTGGAACCTTGTCACCGGTCATGGTGCCTGTTGTATTCGGCCCGCAATGGGGCGATATCGTCGACCCACTGAGAGTTCTTTGTCTCTACGCTGTTTGCAGCGGCTATGCCAGCGTCATGGCATCCTTGCACTACGGAATGAGACGTCCGGACCTTCAAATGAGGAGCTGGATTGGGCAATGTGCCCTCTATCTGGCCATTATTGTTCCAATGACACACTGGCTCGGAGTGCTCGGCGCCGCGCTCTCGCTCACCGGCAGCTATCTATTCGGCGTTGCATTGCAGGCATGGGAGAGTCGACGACTCCTCGGCTCTTCAAGCAATGACACGTTTCTCTCGCTGAGTCGCACTGGGTCTCTCGGTATTCTAATGGGAATGGTTCTCTCAACGGTTCAGCTCCAGCATCGAGTGTTCGTGTCATGGACACCAGAAATCCTTGGCTTAGTTGCGATCCTATTATTCGGCGGATACCTCTGGTGGATCGAACGACCTCGGCTCAATGCGCTCTGGAACTATCAATCGCAATGTGTGCGCGCATGA
- a CDS encoding glycosyltransferase family 2 protein: MTSGDDLDLSIAIVSYNTRTLVLDCLKSVFETSGKMTVEVILVDNNSHDGTPEAVRNQYPTMSLIVNPQNRGFSKAVNQALEVSCGRYLLMLNSDTRLHPHALEHMVTSLDREPDIGAVGCKQWTEDGRMYQSCFPFPSVRDHLTYAAFFRRCAPGLQGALASKLAIDCSQSQDVDWINGACLMVRRDLMKACGGLDEGYFMYFEDIDLCRAIRKKGYRIRHMADADVTHLIGRSGERHREQLNLVWEFSRIRYVEKHFSLFARWIMKTWIATGAIVRLISSVIGSTSTAQGEAFGTTLSIISRILTGKRSIDSELAWNGQGRG, encoded by the coding sequence ATGACTTCTGGAGACGACCTGGACCTGTCGATCGCGATTGTCAGCTACAACACGCGAACCTTGGTGCTGGATTGTCTCAAGTCGGTGTTTGAGACTTCTGGCAAGATGACAGTCGAAGTGATTCTTGTGGATAACAATTCTCACGATGGGACACCGGAGGCTGTGAGAAACCAGTACCCAACAATGTCACTCATCGTGAATCCTCAGAATCGAGGATTTTCCAAAGCAGTCAATCAAGCACTTGAGGTAAGTTGCGGACGGTATCTCCTCATGTTGAACAGCGATACGCGCCTACACCCTCATGCATTAGAGCACATGGTCACCAGCCTCGATCGAGAGCCGGATATCGGGGCCGTAGGCTGCAAGCAATGGACGGAAGACGGCCGGATGTATCAATCGTGTTTTCCTTTTCCGTCGGTTCGCGACCATCTGACCTATGCAGCATTCTTTCGTCGATGCGCCCCTGGACTCCAAGGTGCTCTCGCGTCAAAGCTGGCCATCGACTGTTCCCAGTCGCAGGATGTGGACTGGATTAATGGGGCATGCCTGATGGTACGCCGTGATCTCATGAAGGCATGTGGTGGGTTAGACGAAGGGTACTTTATGTATTTTGAAGATATCGATCTCTGTCGGGCGATTCGGAAAAAGGGGTATCGGATTCGACACATGGCTGATGCGGATGTCACGCATCTGATCGGTCGTAGCGGAGAGAGGCATCGCGAACAGTTGAATCTTGTCTGGGAGTTCAGCCGAATCCGATATGTGGAAAAGCATTTTTCACTCTTCGCCCGTTGGATCATGAAAACGTGGATTGCTACGGGAGCGATCGTAAGACTGATCAGTAGCGTAATCGGCTCTACATCGACCGCTCAGGGCGAAGCATTCGGTACCACTCTGTCGATCATTTCTCGGATCTTGACCGGAAAACGCTCGATTGATTCCGAATTGGCCTGGAATGGGCAGGGGAGAGGATAA
- a CDS encoding class I SAM-dependent methyltransferase has translation MERRAAYPTDTQHVVNLSGYVWAARQLDAAHPHRILDLSCGTGYGADYLGPCADTIVAIDCVQAVAAKSRSDYPRPNVHFLAMDGCALGFRDESFDCIVSQDTIEHIQDDGRFVAELTRVLKLHGTLIIFTPHGKGKGVKPSDPYHIREYTAQEFMDLLAPHFSTIRWYGRRQGHRLRTAEQSMDTIRTWDPLGLRTCVPRPVRHWIGSLISRLHGGPDLGDLVPADIEYTEGIAQDTNLIGVCVK, from the coding sequence ATGGAACGTCGAGCTGCCTATCCTACTGACACACAGCATGTTGTCAATCTATCGGGATATGTGTGGGCCGCTCGTCAGCTCGATGCCGCACACCCTCATCGGATCTTAGATTTGTCGTGCGGGACCGGGTACGGTGCGGATTATCTCGGACCCTGCGCGGACACGATCGTGGCCATCGATTGTGTTCAGGCGGTCGCGGCCAAGAGTCGGTCCGACTATCCTCGACCTAACGTACACTTTCTCGCAATGGATGGATGCGCGCTCGGATTTCGCGATGAATCATTTGACTGCATCGTCTCACAAGACACCATCGAGCATATCCAAGATGATGGCCGTTTCGTGGCTGAGCTGACTCGCGTGTTGAAGCTGCATGGCACACTCATCATTTTTACCCCCCATGGAAAAGGAAAGGGGGTCAAGCCGAGCGATCCCTACCATATTCGAGAATACACAGCACAAGAATTCATGGATTTGCTGGCACCCCACTTTTCCACGATTCGTTGGTACGGACGTCGTCAAGGCCACCGGCTCAGGACAGCAGAACAGTCGATGGACACGATCCGCACATGGGACCCCCTCGGACTACGCACCTGTGTTCCACGTCCGGTTCGTCATTGGATCGGCAGCCTGATCAGTCGATTACATGGGGGTCCCGACCTGGGAGACCTTGTGCCTGCCGACATTGAGTACACAGAAGGAATCGCTCAGGATACCAACTTAATCGGGGTGTGCGTGAAATGA
- a CDS encoding methyltransferase domain-containing protein: MGSGVLQSVQTPGASPNSHCLRLLQRLGSSRSLEDPPSSLCVSYRPDGGLCPFHCRGRSLRITRLTLPHDVIGGGCASCINHAAVFLETTYCTRHDRHTMTYNLTKHHFLNLLESYQPSPYESFGQQDERFSVPMHHAMKCRDRLHVALRIGLRTLPSDRQTIVDLGPFPGSLLRLLRRIDYTKSAQLYGAGLMISQDFVNFMQHDIQANILTVDLDPVGGHFQTKGYSKEVPLPDHSTQLVFALEIIEHLTSPFHLLAEAYRVLRSGGHIILTTPNVTRIGNVFKLLIGRSPNDRLAPPGYKNPDDEWRPHAREYAMHELADMLRQTGFDIAESRYFLGEDTQDCRQTASQHGINWAKWPFYAVPHLRGSLLIVGKKP; the protein is encoded by the coding sequence ATGGGTAGTGGCGTTCTACAGTCTGTTCAAACGCCTGGTGCTAGTCCCAATTCTCATTGTCTTCGCCTGCTACAGCGCCTGGGTTCATCGAGATCGCTGGAAGATCCTCCTTCCTCTCTATGTGTTTCCTATCGGCCTGACGGTGGCCTATGTCCCTTTCACTGTAGAGGCAGGTCGCTACGCATTACCCGTCTTACCCTGCCTCATGATGTTATCGGTGGCGGCTGTGCATCATGTATCAATCATGCAGCCGTTTTTCTGGAAACGACGTATTGCACCAGGCATGACAGGCATACGATGACCTACAACCTGACCAAACATCACTTTTTGAACCTTCTTGAATCCTACCAACCCTCTCCCTATGAGTCTTTCGGCCAACAAGACGAACGTTTCTCCGTCCCCATGCACCATGCCATGAAATGTCGAGACCGCTTGCACGTGGCATTAAGGATCGGGTTGCGTACCTTGCCATCGGACAGACAGACCATCGTTGATTTAGGGCCTTTCCCCGGTAGCCTCTTACGACTGCTTCGCCGAATCGACTATACCAAATCGGCACAGTTGTATGGAGCCGGGCTCATGATTTCCCAGGATTTCGTCAACTTTATGCAACACGATATCCAGGCAAACATCCTGACCGTTGACCTTGATCCCGTAGGAGGTCACTTTCAGACCAAGGGGTATTCCAAGGAGGTCCCTCTTCCTGATCACTCGACGCAGCTGGTATTCGCACTAGAAATTATTGAGCATCTGACATCACCCTTCCATTTGCTTGCGGAGGCCTATCGCGTCCTTCGATCAGGCGGTCACATCATCCTCACAACACCGAATGTGACTCGGATCGGGAATGTCTTCAAACTGCTGATCGGCCGGTCACCAAACGATCGGCTGGCTCCACCAGGCTACAAGAATCCAGATGATGAATGGCGGCCGCATGCACGAGAATACGCGATGCATGAATTAGCCGACATGCTCCGCCAAACGGGCTTTGACATTGCAGAGTCTCGATACTTTCTTGGGGAAGACACGCAAGACTGCCGCCAGACGGCGAGTCAACATGGCATCAATTGGGCGAAATGGCCATTTTACGCCGTACCGCATCTACGAGGAAGTCTCTTGATCGTTGGGAAAAAACCATGA
- a CDS encoding glycosyltransferase family 4 protein produces MTPVVLAELAGSSGYGGGERYLELLFEHVDRDRFRPILICPEPGPFVDKMIARHIPTHIVHLRPLFNPLAVVNLANLLKRNKVAILQTHGARANVYGCLAARLAGVPCVVATIHNSIRDYEVGLIKRYLYLAILRVLLPLTDRLICVSDAIKRDVLADCPGVATRITTIRNGIDQRRFSRNGDPHKIRKEWSVGNGPTLLMVARLTEQKGHRFFIKALPGLLAEWPSLVCLFVGEGECRDALRSLAGTINVEHACRFVGAQNNVDDWYAAADVVVLPSLSEGLPFVVLEAMAMARPVVASSVNGVPEIIQDGLNGLLIPPRNPQALEEAIRSLLRNPVQAARMGKAGQHHVACAFTVGNMVDDTVRVFEEAMPALRTVSVGTSPTIRQEAA; encoded by the coding sequence ATGACACCCGTGGTGCTTGCAGAACTAGCCGGCTCGTCCGGGTACGGAGGAGGAGAACGCTACCTGGAACTTCTCTTTGAACACGTAGACCGCGACCGTTTTCGTCCGATACTGATTTGCCCTGAACCAGGCCCATTTGTGGACAAGATGATAGCCCGGCACATTCCGACTCATATTGTTCACCTCAGACCGCTCTTCAACCCACTGGCAGTTGTGAACTTGGCAAACCTACTCAAACGCAATAAGGTGGCGATTCTTCAGACCCATGGAGCACGGGCCAATGTCTATGGATGCCTTGCAGCACGTCTAGCCGGAGTTCCCTGTGTTGTCGCAACGATACATAATTCGATCAGAGATTATGAGGTGGGACTGATCAAGCGCTATCTCTACCTCGCAATTCTGCGAGTTCTATTACCGCTGACAGACCGGCTTATTTGTGTGTCGGATGCAATCAAGCGGGATGTCCTTGCCGATTGCCCAGGTGTCGCGACCAGAATAACAACCATACGGAACGGCATTGACCAAAGGCGATTCTCCCGGAATGGAGATCCTCACAAGATCAGGAAGGAATGGTCTGTCGGCAACGGTCCAACCCTGCTTATGGTAGCGAGACTAACGGAACAAAAAGGCCACCGATTCTTCATCAAAGCGTTGCCGGGACTGTTGGCAGAATGGCCGTCTCTCGTCTGCTTATTCGTGGGCGAAGGCGAGTGCCGAGACGCACTTCGATCGTTGGCCGGAACCATAAATGTTGAGCATGCCTGTCGCTTTGTCGGAGCTCAGAATAACGTCGACGATTGGTATGCGGCGGCAGATGTGGTGGTCTTGCCGTCGCTTTCAGAAGGTCTTCCGTTCGTTGTCCTTGAAGCGATGGCCATGGCTCGTCCTGTAGTCGCTTCCAGCGTCAATGGGGTTCCGGAAATCATCCAGGATGGCCTGAATGGATTACTCATCCCACCGCGGAATCCTCAGGCATTGGAGGAAGCGATTCGGAGTCTGCTTCGCAACCCCGTCCAAGCCGCACGCATGGGCAAGGCCGGGCAGCACCACGTGGCCTGTGCTTTTACGGTAGGCAACATGGTTGACGACACCGTCAGAGTGTTCGAAGAAGCGATGCCCGCGTTACGCACGGTCTCCGTCGGGACTTCTCCAACGATTCGACAGGAAGCGGCATGA
- a CDS encoding class I SAM-dependent methyltransferase → MTTLSDHYAVGIGCPCGANEPLDKAFQTPTRQYVRCPACDLVFLNPRPTRDTLEAYFQEDYDGDYGEVEALDDRQPVFQSVFHHLCLYRSSPGTLLDIGCGDGEFLVLCRDAGWSCSGIELSKQAAMRAAQKGLTVLSPNMLERGEWAQHYDIVTMINVLETVADPAIMLRQATTLLAPDGLVIVRATNSAFHLSMRAPARWIGSQYDQAFHWYLYSAKALTVLMEGAGLTVISLRNSTPSRGPLSPIHPWFSQVKWTLSRLALWPLSQFLYYVTRRRLVWAPSFEIIAQRSGNAR, encoded by the coding sequence ATGACGACCCTGAGCGATCATTACGCAGTCGGCATCGGGTGTCCCTGTGGAGCCAATGAACCACTGGATAAAGCCTTTCAGACCCCGACGAGGCAATACGTTCGCTGCCCTGCCTGCGATCTCGTCTTTCTTAACCCTCGGCCGACTCGCGACACTTTAGAAGCGTATTTCCAGGAAGACTATGACGGAGATTATGGAGAGGTCGAGGCATTAGACGACCGACAGCCGGTGTTCCAGAGTGTATTCCATCACCTGTGCCTCTACCGTTCTTCACCTGGTACCTTGCTGGACATCGGGTGCGGAGACGGGGAGTTCCTCGTACTCTGTCGCGATGCCGGGTGGAGCTGTTCAGGGATTGAGTTGTCAAAACAGGCCGCCATGCGCGCGGCTCAAAAAGGTCTCACGGTCTTATCTCCGAACATGCTCGAGAGGGGCGAATGGGCACAGCATTATGACATCGTGACCATGATCAACGTGCTCGAAACCGTTGCAGATCCGGCAATCATGTTGCGGCAGGCCACTACCCTCTTGGCGCCTGATGGGCTTGTCATCGTACGCGCTACGAACAGCGCATTTCATCTGTCGATGAGGGCTCCTGCACGTTGGATTGGATCACAATATGACCAAGCGTTTCATTGGTATCTCTATAGCGCCAAGGCACTCACGGTCTTGATGGAAGGGGCCGGACTCACCGTCATCAGTCTCCGTAACTCAACACCGAGTCGAGGTCCTCTCTCGCCTATACACCCGTGGTTCAGTCAAGTGAAATGGACCCTGAGCCGATTGGCGCTGTGGCCACTTTCTCAGTTCCTCTATTACGTGACACGGAGACGCCTTGTGTGGGCGCCGTCGTTCGAGATTATCGCTCAACGGTCGGGGAATGCGCGATGA